One Rissa tridactyla isolate bRisTri1 chromosome 1, bRisTri1.patW.cur.20221130, whole genome shotgun sequence DNA segment encodes these proteins:
- the LPAR5 gene encoding lysophosphatidic acid receptor 5, producing the protein MSASNASQTCKDYNFIHHLLLPGYILIFVTGLLLNVMALWIFIRYLRLKSVVMIYMFNLAVSDLTFTLPLPLRLYYYSNHHWPFGNTLCQVSGSVFQINMYGSCLFLLCINLDRYVAIVHPLRWRHLRRPKVAKLLCLFVWVVIFMGSIPTAIVHKQNHCNVLNRTVYLCFESFSDNMWQKNLFPLVVLAEILGFLLPLSAVTYCSIRIFQELCKDGQTKTLRQQKTVRLLLVNLVIFIICFVPYNTTLAVYGMIKARVIKVQEETRTSVRQVLIMTMLLASMNCMLDPLIYYFSTEGFRNTFKKLRRGQAWDSDIGTLKNQVVDNKSIRDRAVSKVKKFPAENFIHPSESLPSLPTAVFLNGPIEDSEI; encoded by the coding sequence ATGTCAGCTTCTAACGCGTCTCAGACATGCAAGGATTACAACTTcatccaccacctcctcctgcctggcTACATCCTGATATTCGTTACAGGTCTGCTGCTGAACGTGATGGCCCTATGGATATTCATCCGCTACCTGCGCCTGAAGTCTGTGGTGATGATCTACATGTTCAACCTGGCCGTGAGCGACCTCACCTTCACGCTCCCACTGCCGCTGCGACTCTACTACTACTCCAACCACCACTGGCCCTTTGGTAACACCCTGTGCCAGGTCTCTGGCTCTGTCTTCCAGATCAACATGTATGGtagctgcctcttcctcctgtgcaTCAATCtggaccgctacgttgccattgTCCACCCACTTCGCTGGCGGCATCTGCGGCGCCCCAAGGTGGCTAAGCTCCTTTGCCTGTTCGTCTGGGTTGTGATCTTCATGGGCTCCATCCCCACAGCCATAGTCCACAAGCAAAACCACTGTAATGTACTGAACCGGACCGTTTATCTGTGCTTTGAAAGCTTCAGTGACAACATGTGGCAGAAGAACCTCTTCCCCCTAGTTGTCCTGGCTGAAATCTTGGGGTTTCTCCTGCCCCTCAGCGCTGTAACATACTGCTCGATTCGGATCTTTCAGGAGCTCTGCAAGGACGGCCAGACGAAGACCCTGCGACAGCAGAAGACAGTCCGTCTCCTCTTGGTCAATCTGGTCATCTTCATCATCTGCTTTGTGCCCTATAACACTACCCTGGCAGTTTATGGGATGATAAAGGCCCGGGTGATTAAAGTTCAGGAAGAAACACGGACCTCTGTGCGCCAAGTGCTAATTATGACAATGCTGTTGGCCAGCATGAACTGCATGCTGGACCCCTTGATCTACTACTTTAGTACTGAGGGTTTCCGTAACACCTTTAAGAAACTGCGGCGGGGACAAGCCTGGGACTCAGATATAGGGACGCTTAAGAATCAGGTTGTGGACAATAAGTCAATCCGAGACCGCGCTGTCtcaaaagtaaagaagttcccAGCTGAAAACTTTATCCATCCCAGTGAATCTTTGCCATCACTTCCTACTGCAGTATTTTTGAATGGCCCTATTGAGGACTCGGAAATATAA